The DNA sequence CCGATTCCTTACGACATAGAACGTCCTGTTCATGAGCTGGAGGATCTGAAAAAGATCAAATTGGACATGGGGCATCACAATTAAAAAATGAGGCAGCTCTTTTTCCTGGTTGGAAATGGAGCTGCCTCAAAACAATAAACTGTAAGTAAAATTTTAATCCAAAATAATTTGGAATGATCGATATGTCAATCTATCTGTATGTATTCCTGTTTATCGGAGAGAAATTATCTTATTAAAAACATTTCCATTCTCTTCAACCTGAATGATGTATTGGTCTGCTGTTTTCGGGTCAAGATCAAAAGTGATATCCACTTTGCCGTCAGCATATTTTTTGTTTGAAGTATAATATGTTGTATTGGAAAGATCATATACTGAAATGCTTACAGGTCCTTTCGCATCAGACATATGAAGTTTTGCCATATGCCCGGAAACAGTATATTCAGGCTTATGCACAGCACTTACAGGTGTTTTTTCCACCTCCATTACATTATCAGCATTGATTTTGATTTTGTATTTCTCTATCTTCACTTCTGATTCTGCTACCAGATAATAGGTTCCTGGCGTAAAGCTCTGAAAATCATAAGACTTTATCAGATGGTCTCCATCTGCAAGATTTTCGAAAAACAGCTCGTCATGTGCAGTGTTATAAACAAAAACAGAAACACTTTTAGCATTTGAAAGCTCAAAGTTCAATGTTTTGTCTTGTACGTTTCCAAAGGAAAGGGAAAAATCTCTGTCCTTACTCATTACATTTGCTGAAACCAATAAGGCTCCTGCAAAAAATACGGCTTTTAATAATGTGCTCATGGGTTAACGCTTTTAGGATTACTATTGCAAAGCTATGGCAGCAATAGTTCTCAGGCTATAATTAAATTTTCATATTTGTGTACTATATTAACTTTGTTTGATCTTATTGATATATTATTTGTTAATTTTGCATATGAAATTATTTGTTTTTGCTTTATGAAACATGTAAATCCTTCTTTTGAGGCGATAAGGCCAACCATAGGAAGCAGTTTTACCAGCCTGAAATTTCTCACCAATGAGAATATAAAATCACATGTCTGGCATTACCATCCTGAGATTGAGCTGATTTTTGTGTGCAAAGGTTCCGGGAAAAGACAGATCGGAAGCAGTATCTCTTATTTTTCAGATGGTGATCTTGTCCTGATAGGAAGCAATCTTCCGCATTGCGGACTGACCAATGAAAGTACCCATAATGAATACGAAATGGTCATTCAGTTTAAACCTGATTTTTTAGGTGAACCTATCTGGGACCTTCCGGAGATGCAAAGGATTTCAGGGTTGCTTGAAAAATCAAAAGCAGGAATCGTGTTCGGGGAAGAGGTGAAGAAAATAATCGGAAAGGAGATTACCGAGATGCATGAAGCTTCCTCTCTGGACAAGCTGTGCAGATTTCTGAAAATATTGGATGAACTGTCTGTGACCCAGGATTACAGGATTTTAAATGCAGGAAAATATTACCTTCAGACGCAGGTTGAAGACAATGAAAGAATCAATCTTATATTTAATTACGTTAAAGATCATTTTAAAGAAGCCATAACCCTCGAAGAAATGGCTGATCTTGCCAACATGAAAGTACCGTCTTTTTGCCGTTATTTTAAAAAAATTACCAATAAAACCTTTACGCAGTTTGTCAACGAATACAGAATTACCCATGCCCTTAAGCTTCTGGCAGAACAGCCATTGAGTATCACAGAAGTTTGCTTTGAATCAGGGTTTAATAACTTCAGCTACTTTAACAGGACTTTTAAAGACTACATTCAAAAAAGTCCTTCTCAATACCGGAAAGAATTTAATTACTTTATGGAGTAATTTTTATGAAAATCTGAAAATTCACCTCTAGATTATAATTTATTAAAATATAAGTGTAAATTTAACACTTATAAATAACAGTCATATCTATGAAATTTTTTATTGACACTGCCAATCTGGCGATGATAGAGGAAGCCAGCACCCTTGGAGTTCTGGACGGAGTAACCACCAATCCTTCGCTGATGGCGAAAGAAGGTATTTCGGGAAAGCATAATATCCATAATCACTATTTGGATATCTGTAAAATTGCTGATGGAGATATAAGCGCGGAAGTACTCGGAATTACTTTTGAAGAAATGATTAGAGAAGGGGAAGAGCTTGCTGCATTACATCCG is a window from the Chryseobacterium indologenes genome containing:
- a CDS encoding AraC family transcriptional regulator, giving the protein MKHVNPSFEAIRPTIGSSFTSLKFLTNENIKSHVWHYHPEIELIFVCKGSGKRQIGSSISYFSDGDLVLIGSNLPHCGLTNESTHNEYEMVIQFKPDFLGEPIWDLPEMQRISGLLEKSKAGIVFGEEVKKIIGKEITEMHEASSLDKLCRFLKILDELSVTQDYRILNAGKYYLQTQVEDNERINLIFNYVKDHFKEAITLEEMADLANMKVPSFCRYFKKITNKTFTQFVNEYRITHALKLLAEQPLSITEVCFESGFNNFSYFNRTFKDYIQKSPSQYRKEFNYFME